From the Thomasclavelia ramosa DSM 1402 genome, the window AAATCAATGTCATAAAGAGCGTTTCATTTAGAGCTGCTATCATCGCATTGATATCAATGTTTTCTAAAATACTTCGCATCTACATCACCTCCACTTTAGCTAAATATTTTTCAAATAAAGTTATTACTTTTTCATAATCACCGATTACTTGCAAAATCATAATCCCAAATGAACTATCGATAGTATTGCTTAAATTAGCTTCAATTACATTTATATCACTATCACATTCTCTAATTACTTTAGTCAAAATTGGCAAACGACTAACATTTTCATCAAACACTACTTTCAATAATCGTCCTTTAGAATAAATTTTCTTTAGAACAGTCTCATCAAATTCATTATGATTTTTTCCTTCTTGAATAAAACTTTTAGTTACTGAATGTTGCGGCGAAGTAAAAATCTCTTTAACAGTTCCTTCTTCGATAACTTTTCCTTCTGACATAACTGCAATATGATTACAGATTCTTTGGACTACTTCCATTTGATGTGTGATCATAATGATCGTAATATTTAATTTCTTATTTATTTTTAATAATAATTCTAAAATCGATTTTGTCGTATCGGGATCTAATGCACTAGTAGCCTCATCGCATAATAAGATTCTAGGATCATTAGCAAGAGCTCGCGCGATCCCCACCCGTTGCTTTTGTCCACCTGATAATTCGCTAGGATAAGCATTCTCACGACCTGTTAAACCAACTAGCTCTACTAGTTCTTGAACCTTTTGCTGACGAATCCTTTTATCTTTATTACCAGCAATTTCTAAAGCTAATTCAATATTTTCACTTACTGTTCGTGACCACAATAAATTAAAATGCTGAAAAATCATTCCTACTTTAGTTCTCAATTTTCTTAATTCTATTTGTGATAAATTCCCTAAATCTTGTCCATCAATAAATATTTTACCACTATCTTGTACCTCTAATTGGTTAATTAGACGCACTAATGTAGATTTACCAGCTCCGCTATAACCAATTATTCCATAAATATCGCCATCTTCGATAGTTAAAGAAACATCATCTACAGCAACTACTTCACGATCCTTTAATCGATAAACTTTACTAACGCGCTTAATTTCAATCATAAAATCCTCCTTAAAATATAAAAACTCGTCCTTTAAGCCAAAGGACGAGCATTGCCCGTGTTACCACCTTAATTCATTATTACCTCACAGCAATAACCTCTTCGAGTACAATCATACTCTAGTGCGCTAACGGGCACACCCGTCATAGGCTAAATATCGCCTACAAGACTCCAAGACCATCTTCATTCATTATCCCCTATCCTTTTCCACCATCCAAGGATTCTCTATAAAGTTCAAGTGAACTACTCTTCTTTTCATTGTCGTTGGCAATATATTAACTAAATCTATTTTAAAAGTCAAGAGTATTTTTTAATTATTTCCTACTTTTTTACTATGCATTATTTTCCTGTCTTTTTTATATCTAAATTTATTCCCGTTTGTATCGACATTTATTCATTTTACTTGATTATCTATCAATAGTTCATATAATTATAAAAAAGGAGATGTTTATGAAAGAGCTTGAAAATAAAATTATTGAATTTGTTCAAAAACGTGGTTGGGATCAATTAGAACATCCCGAATGTCTAATTAAAAGTATTTCTATTGAAGCTGGGGAATTACTTGAATGTATTCAGTGGGATAATGATTACAAAACAGAAAATATTAGTGAAGAACTTGCCGATGTAATGATATATTGTTTTCAACTGGCATACTCACTAAATCTTGATGTAAGTACAATTATTGAAAAAAAACTTATAAAAAATGCTGAAAAATATCCTGTTAAAGAATTTTAATCTTTAGCAGGTTTTTATTTTGCAAAGTTAGCTTGACATATATTGCAAAGCAAACTATACTTTAATTGTAAAGTGTACTTTGCAAAGATAGGAGTGTTATAATGAAAACTAAAATTCCTGAACTTAGAAAAGCCTATAAAATTTCTCAAGAAGAACTAGCAAGGTCTGTCGGGGTAACCCGACAGACAATTACTTCAATTGAAGTAGGCAAATACACAGCTTCATTAATTTTAGCTTATAAAATTGCAAAATATTTTAACTTGACAATTGAAGAAATATTTGATTTTGAGGAGGAACTAAATAATGGATAAAAGAATTGTTCTAGCACGTGAAGACTTGAAAAAAACTAATTACTGGATGATTACTTTAATGATATCTGCTTTAACTTTAATCATCTTGTCCTTAACTAATGTTTTAACTATTAATTCAAATAACGAACATTACATTGACTTTGTACATGGATATCAAACAGGACTTTCTTTTGCTTTATTTGTTTTTCCGTGCATTAATCTAATTTCTAACTTCTTTTTAGCTAAAAATGAAGTAAAGTTAATTGAAAAATATATAAATGATCATGATGAACGTAAATTATTTATTGCTGACAAGGTTGGGGGAAATTTTTCTTTTACCTTTGAGATTATTACAATGGCATTGGTTTCTGTGATTGCCCCACTCTACAGTTTTGACTTATTGCTTGGAATCGTAGCTTGTATTTTCATTATCATTATAATCCGAGGATGTTTATATTTATATTATAATCATAAATATTAATTACAAAATGTAATATATATTTGACATTTATTAAAATATACACTACTATTATCTTGAGGTGATGAGATGTCTAAAAATCTAAGGATAAAAGCAGCTCGAGCTGCACTGGATATGACCCAAAAAGATTTAGCAGATGCTGTTGGGGTATCACGTCAAACAATGAATGCGATTGAAAAAGGAGATTATAATCCAACAGTTAAACTTTGTATTAAAATTTGTAAAGTTTTAAATAAATCGTTGGATGAATTATTTTGGGAGGATATTCTTGATGAAGAAATTTAAGTCATTATTTAAATGCCGACTCGATGAACGACAATTGAAAATTAGAGGAAATATCTATTTTAAGAGTTTTTCAGTATTGAGTTTTATTATTATTGCAATATTTTTTATTAAAGAGATATTTAATATTGACCTAATGATTGGTGATTGGGAATATTTAATTGCTTTGTTCATTAGTATTACTTATTGTTTTATTTTAATGATCTACTATGAAATATATCCTCTAACAAAGGCCCGGTATCGTTTATTATTTATATTTTTTGGTCTTTATGGATTTGGTTTTTTTGGTTTATATCTATTTTTAATTATCAATGGAAAACCTTTAATCATAGACAATCAATTATCCGTATTAGGCTGTGAACTAATTTTCACTTCCTTTTACATCATTATCTTTATCACCTATGTAATCAAAGTAATTTATAACCATTATCATCAAGATGATGATAATTAATGGAGGGGAAGAACATGTTAAAAGTAGAAAACTTAACAAAGACATTTAAAAAAATTAATGCTGTTGAAAATGTATCTTTCGAAGTCAACGCTGGAGAAATTATCGGTCTATTAGGAGAAAATGGAGCCGGTAAAACAACAACATTAAGAATGGTAGCAACAATGTTAAAGCCAACTAGCGGTAACGCTTATATTGATAATTATAATATTATTGATAATCCTAGTAAAATTAGA encodes:
- a CDS encoding helix-turn-helix transcriptional regulator; its protein translation is MKTKIPELRKAYKISQEELARSVGVTRQTITSIEVGKYTASLILAYKIAKYFNLTIEEIFDFEEELNNG
- a CDS encoding nucleotide pyrophosphohydrolase, with product MFMKELENKIIEFVQKRGWDQLEHPECLIKSISIEAGELLECIQWDNDYKTENISEELADVMIYCFQLAYSLNLDVSTIIEKKLIKNAEKYPVKEF
- a CDS encoding methionine ABC transporter ATP-binding protein — translated: MIEIKRVSKVYRLKDREVVAVDDVSLTIEDGDIYGIIGYSGAGKSTLVRLINQLEVQDSGKIFIDGQDLGNLSQIELRKLRTKVGMIFQHFNLLWSRTVSENIELALEIAGNKDKRIRQQKVQELVELVGLTGRENAYPSELSGGQKQRVGIARALANDPRILLCDEATSALDPDTTKSILELLLKINKKLNITIIMITHQMEVVQRICNHIAVMSEGKVIEEGTVKEIFTSPQHSVTKSFIQEGKNHNEFDETVLKKIYSKGRLLKVVFDENVSRLPILTKVIRECDSDINVIEANLSNTIDSSFGIMILQVIGDYEKVITLFEKYLAKVEVM
- a CDS encoding helix-turn-helix transcriptional regulator; protein product: MSKNLRIKAARAALDMTQKDLADAVGVSRQTMNAIEKGDYNPTVKLCIKICKVLNKSLDELFWEDILDEEI